Genomic DNA from Candidatus Zixiibacteriota bacterium:
CGCCCGCGCCAGCAGCGTCTTGCCCGTTCCGGGAGGACCGAGCAGAAGCGCCCCCTTGGGAATCTTGCCGCCCAGCTTCTGGAATTTGCCCGGTTCGCGCAGGAACTCGATAATCTCCTGAAGTTCTTCCTTGGCTTCTTCCGCACCGGCGACGTCGTTGAAATTGACCCGCGGACGTTCATCCGTGAGAAGCCGCGCCTTGCTCTTGCCGAATGAGAACAGACCCCGCGCCCCCGCTCCACCCTGCATCTGGCGAAGGAAGAATATCCAGACCAAAATCAGCAGCAGCCAGGGACCGACCGTGATGAGTATTGAGAAGAAGTCGGGGCCTTCCATCTTGGCGGTGATCTTGACGCCCTTGGCTTCGAGACGATTCACGAGTTCATAGTTGAGGTCGGCAAAGGGGATACGCGTGGTGAACTTCGATGCCGGTTCGTTGGCGGGCGACGCCGCAAAGGTTTTGGCCTTGAGCAGCTTGCCCTCGATCTCACGGTCAGAAAACGTCACTTCGGCGACATTGCCCGAATCGATTTCCTGAACAAACTCAGTGTATGTAATCTCGACCGAACCCTGATCGAAACCGGCGAAGTACTGGTAGGTGACAAACACCAGCAGGAACAGCGCCAGCCAGAAGAGCATGGATCGGCCCGAGCCCCACAGCTTCGGCTGGGGCTTCGGGTTTTCGTCGCGGTTACGCGGCGACGAGGGCCGGCGACGTTCTCTGTTATCGGGCATGCTCACTCTATCTCCGTCTTGCCGCCTGTGGCATATTCGTTGTTACCGCACGGCAAGGTTATTATTCAAAGTATCGGCTCTTTTCCCGGACAGCCTACTTTTCGACCATTCGCCCAACAAACGGCAGATTCCGGTACTTCTGCGTATTGTCAAGACCATAGCCGATTACAAACTCATTTCCGACCGCGAATCCCCGATACTTAATGCTTATACGGGTACGATGGCTGGCCGGTTTATCCAGCAGAGTAACAATCTCAAGCGAGGCCGGTTCCTCCTTTTGCAGCCACTGCATGACAGTCGAGACGGTGCGCGCCGAGTCGATGACCCCGTCAACTAATAGCACATGCTTTCCCTTGAGAGGTATCTGGGAGCCGCCGCTGAAGCTGATTTCGGTCTCGCGGCTGGTGCCGACCCGGTACGACGCCGCCGAGACGAATTCCAGCTCGATCGGCAGACCGATCTGGCGAATGAGATCGGCCATGAAGATCACGCAACTCTTCAGCACGCCGATCAGCACGACGGTCTTCCCGGCGTAGTCACTCGTGATTTGGGCGCCCAACTCTACCAC
This window encodes:
- the hpt gene encoding hypoxanthine phosphoribosyltransferase → MPSASEKKPAAQPFELLLDQYTIHKRVVELGAQITSDYAGKTVVLIGVLKSCVIFMADLIRQIGLPIELEFVSAASYRVGTSRETEISFSGGSQIPLKGKHVLLVDGVIDSARTVSTVMQWLQKEEPASLEIVTLLDKPASHRTRISIKYRGFAVGNEFVIGYGLDNTQKYRNLPFVGRMVEK